The Streptomyces sp. NBC_00440 genome contains a region encoding:
- a CDS encoding DUF4232 domain-containing protein — protein sequence MAEQYRNSTAGRAGAGTRIARRIGGAGLAVVAVAGLGLAGAGAAQAASVPTCATSGLTASFGQGLSGGMNHEGVVLKLKNTSGHTCDLRGYPGLGLQDASHHTLGSSVHWGSTWYAKSPAKQTLTLKDGQSAESVIAWTHANTGTSDARHASYLVVTPPASTTHKTLKFPQWVDNGELDVTALASHISVTG from the coding sequence ATGGCTGAGCAGTATCGGAACAGCACCGCCGGGCGCGCAGGCGCCGGCACCCGCATCGCCCGCCGTATAGGCGGCGCGGGGCTCGCCGTCGTCGCTGTCGCCGGACTCGGGCTCGCCGGAGCCGGGGCCGCCCAGGCGGCGTCCGTGCCCACCTGCGCCACATCGGGGCTCACTGCCTCCTTCGGGCAGGGACTGTCCGGGGGGATGAACCACGAGGGCGTCGTCCTCAAGCTCAAGAACACCAGCGGCCACACCTGCGACCTGCGCGGATACCCGGGACTCGGGCTCCAGGACGCGAGCCACCACACGCTGGGGTCTTCGGTGCACTGGGGCAGCACGTGGTACGCCAAGAGCCCGGCCAAGCAGACCCTGACCCTCAAGGACGGTCAGAGCGCCGAGTCGGTCATCGCCTGGACGCACGCCAACACCGGTACCTCCGATGCCCGGCACGCCTCCTACCTGGTGGTCACGCCGCCCGCGTCCACCACGCACAAGACCCTGAAGTTCCCCCAGTGGGTCGACAACGGTGAACTCGACGTCACCGCGCTCGCCTCGCACATCAGCGTCACCGGCTGA
- a CDS encoding MFS transporter: protein MIPQETGDFGTAAAETADSEDGKVTAEQWKWSVLAGMASYMDAGSIVALGAGLVMFQSYLHLSSNAVGLLAALGPNAVGCAIGAFIGGRLGDTLGRKRIYKYDLLVYAAGILCIALAVNPLMLFLGTFVVGLAVGADVPTSLALVGEFAPAAARGKLLGFTQIAWSLGPVIVLLLALALAPFGLLGIRLVFLQLFVVALVTWALRRGLAESARWKRAFASGLSARPTARALFQGPNRNALIWTGTIYLFWGLAAATNGIFTPYMIRTLHAGSQSAGVGLACAGFVVSIGAALLFMSYVDRSHLTRKWMWGAGGAMQVIAYVSYLVLPFTIPVIILNIVLFAVGGTFAGEPLYKIFSQELFPTMLRGTAQGFTFGLSRTFVGIWSLFVPALASTGIRPVAALLAVFLVISGSVGFFFMPDTAGKSLEEIEAERAFA from the coding sequence ATGATCCCCCAGGAGACAGGCGATTTCGGTACGGCAGCTGCGGAAACGGCGGACAGCGAGGACGGGAAAGTCACAGCCGAGCAGTGGAAATGGTCGGTGCTGGCCGGTATGGCCTCCTACATGGACGCCGGATCCATCGTCGCGCTGGGCGCGGGGCTCGTGATGTTCCAGTCCTATCTGCACCTGAGTTCGAATGCCGTGGGGCTGCTCGCGGCACTCGGACCCAATGCGGTCGGCTGCGCGATCGGCGCGTTCATCGGGGGCCGGCTGGGTGACACGCTGGGCCGCAAACGTATCTACAAGTACGACCTGCTGGTCTATGCGGCGGGAATTCTCTGCATCGCTCTCGCGGTCAACCCGCTGATGCTCTTTCTGGGTACTTTTGTCGTCGGACTGGCGGTCGGCGCGGACGTCCCCACTTCGCTCGCCCTGGTGGGTGAGTTCGCACCGGCAGCGGCGCGTGGAAAGCTTCTCGGATTCACCCAGATCGCCTGGAGTCTGGGCCCGGTCATTGTGCTGCTGCTCGCGCTCGCCCTCGCCCCGTTCGGCCTGCTCGGTATTCGGCTGGTGTTTCTCCAGCTGTTCGTCGTGGCGCTGGTCACGTGGGCACTGCGGCGCGGTCTGGCGGAATCGGCGCGCTGGAAAAGGGCGTTCGCATCGGGGCTGTCGGCGCGGCCCACCGCGAGGGCTCTCTTCCAGGGGCCCAACAGGAACGCGCTGATCTGGACCGGGACGATCTACCTCTTCTGGGGACTGGCCGCAGCGACCAACGGCATCTTCACCCCGTACATGATCAGGACCCTGCACGCGGGCAGCCAGTCGGCGGGGGTGGGTCTCGCCTGTGCGGGGTTCGTGGTGAGCATCGGTGCGGCGCTGCTGTTCATGAGCTACGTCGACCGGAGCCACCTCACCCGCAAATGGATGTGGGGTGCGGGCGGCGCCATGCAGGTCATCGCCTATGTCAGCTATCTGGTCCTGCCGTTCACCATCCCGGTGATCATCCTGAACATCGTGCTCTTCGCGGTGGGCGGCACATTCGCCGGGGAACCGCTCTACAAGATCTTCAGCCAGGAGCTGTTCCCGACCATGCTGCGCGGCACGGCCCAGGGCTTCACTTTCGGCCTCTCACGGACCTTCGTCGGTATCTGGAGCCTGTTCGTACCGGCGCTCGCCAGCACCGGCATCCGGCCGGTGGCCGCGCTGCTGGCCGTGTTCCTGGTGATCAGCGGGTCGGTCGGCTTCTTCTTCATGCCCGACACGGCCGGCAAGTCACTGGAGGAGATCGAGGCGGAGCGCGCCTTCGCCTGA